The Argopecten irradians isolate NY chromosome 4, Ai_NY, whole genome shotgun sequence genome has a window encoding:
- the LOC138321505 gene encoding anaphase-promoting complex subunit 5-like produces MATSSKTDLFVFGAHGQKPLHEHVTPHKMALLSLIFEYCEMKKRDAAPQMVAIGQLPGYMCQKFTETEKRDFMTSILRLLQSPDLSLKELLDQVQTILQPTLLDNFTDRLREFYMEGVLPFMDFFQELQRILQPSETLPDPVIVGSSVLGLFLRRMIHAFDKLSFSQVTKLYTRFKDYYEAFNVPQAAEESDNFGGSLIDSITSQCGLGKLTRSGLAKSYDPSNLGEGKYGEFEGGFYSHKQAEYFISRQGFLLQHNESEALSPTKLQEKITDMLKSNPDIAEAHFLSYLNNLRVREYCTAVHNLYHYFDRNNTLSGGNAMQINSKNREEDNISRRYAALNLAALHFRFGHRDESLAALKEAISMAQETNDHVCLQHALSWQHRIEEPGSARTASLMAQSIGKSLDLTLPNITSLGIQALARHNAFATAKPASVFDFLLKSDILNCQHSQSHFMCVSYAQKGALWNMYGKRENSSMSSQLVLNLDTSDSGIYHNGESVCISLCDMAKHFSDQGYYNAALEIINTAKQRFPSHTQHAHIWMSCEQEIQFDKTLLNRNWTAAEQAVNNLRGLDQDEACLRSAILNKEKGDIPTALASLHSLMEKYEQNQTKYTPDYSCRVLLTLAELYIQTGNHTSALSHVLDCLTHAKEHHLQYIIAIATVHLAFIQFQMKLPEQALKLLHTQMVQILSHGSVYDQARTMYCYARCQVAANADSPPKERKTALLLAVNMIVTVIEKFKKIDASLRVKDATYYLARLYNELGYTSERNKCAYQFRQLDQQYPTQNRVIVNAL; encoded by the exons atggcaacttcTAGTAAAACTGATTTATTTGTGTTTGGTGCCCACGGACAGAAACCTCTACACGAACATGTTACTCCCCACAAGATGGCACTGCTATCTCTAATATTTGAGTACTGTGAGATGAAGAAACGTGATGCAGCACCACAGATGGTTGCGATTGGCCAACTGCCAGGATACATGTGTCAGAAATTCACAGAGACTGAGAAACGCGACTTTATGACCTCAATTTTGAGATTATTACAG AGCCCAGATTTGTCGTTAAAGGAACTGTTAGACCAAGTACAGACTATCTTACAACCTACACTGCTGGATAACTTCACAGACAG ATTACGAGAATTCTATATGGAAGGTGTATTACCATTTATGGACTTTTTCCAAGAGTTACAGAGAATTTTACAACCTAGCGAGACATTACCAGACCCTGTAATTGTCGGTAGCAGTGTACTGG GTTTGTTTCTGAGGAGGATGATACATGCCTTTGACAAGTTATCGTTCAGCCAGGTGACAAAATTATACACACGTTTCAAGGATTACTACGAGGCCTTCAATGTTCCTCAAGCTGCTGAAGAAAGCGATAATTTTGGTGGCTCACTCATCGACTCGATCACTAGCCAGTGTGGACTCGGCAAGCTCACCAGGAGTGGACTAGCTAAATCTTACGACCCCAGTAACCTTGGAGAAGG GAAATATGGAGAATTTGAAGGAGGATTTTACTCTCACAAACAAGCTGAATACTTCATTTCTAGACAG GGTTTTCTTCTCCAACACAATGAGAGCGAAGCATTGTCTCCGACAAAACTGCAGGAAAAAATAACGGACATGTTAAAATCTAACCCAGACATTGCAGAGGCA CATTTTCTGAGTTACCTGAATAACCTACGAGTTCGTGAGTACTGTACGGCCGTACACAACTTGTACCATTACTTTGATCGTAACAACACTCTGTCTGGAGGCAATGCCATGCAGATCAACAGTAAAAACCGAGAGGAAGACAACATTAGTCGGAGATATGCAGCTCTCAACCTGGCCGCTCTACACTTCAGATTCGGGCACAG AGACGAGTCACTGGCTGCGTTAAAAGAGGCCATCAGTATGGCACAGGAAACCAACgaccatgtttgtttacagcatGCACTG AGTTGGCAGCACAGAATAGAAGAGCCGGGATCGGCTAGAACAGCAAGTCTCATGGCACAGTCTATAGGCAAAAGTCTCGATCTCACTCTCCCG AATATCACATCCCTTGGAATCCAAGCACTTGCTCGACACAATGCTTTTGCTACTGCCAAACCAGCGAG TGTGTTTGACTTTCTACTGAAGAGTGACATTCTGAACTGCCAACATTCCCAGTCCCACTTCATGTGTGTCAGCTATGCCCAGAAAGGAGCCCTGTGGAACATGTATGGAAAAAG AGAGAACTCGTCCATGTCGAGTCAGCTGGTCCTAAACCTTGACACCTCAGACAGTGGTATCTACCACAATGGCGAGTCTGTGTGTATCTCCTTGTGTGATATGGCCAAACATTTCTCGGATCAG GGCTATTACAACGCTGCACTGGAGATAATCAACACAGCCAAACAGAGGTTTCCTTCACACACGCAGCATGCACATATATGGATGTCATGTGAACAAGAGATCCAGTTTGATAAAACACTTCTGAACAGGAATTGGACAGCAGCAGAGCAAGCCGTAAACAACCTACGAGGACTAGACCAAGATGAGGCTTGTTTAAG GAGTGCCATACTGAATAAAGAAAAAGGAGACATACCCACCGCCCTGGCCTCCCTACACAGCCTGATGGAGAAGTATGAACAAAACCAGACTAAATACACACCAGACTATTCATGCAG AGTACTTCTGACATTGGCCGAGTTATATATTCAGACAGGAAACCACACATCAGCTTTGTCTCACGTCCTTGACTGTCTTACTCACGCTAAAGAGCATCACCTTCAATACATCATCGCTATAGCTACTGTACACCTTGCCTTTATCCAG TTTCAGATGAAGCTACCAGAGCAGGCCCTGAAGCTATTACACACACAGATGGTCCAGATTCTATCCCACGGCAGTGTGTACGACCAGGCTCGCACTATGTACTGCTACGCTCGCTGTCAAGTAGCCGCTAACGCCGATAGTCCTCCAAAGGAACGAAAAACAG CTTTGCTGCTAGCAGTCAACATGATTGTCACAGTGATAGAAAAGTTCAAGAAAATTGATGCATCATTACGAGTGAAGGATGCAACATACTACCTAGCCAGACTGTACAATGAACTGGGATACACGTCGGAGAGAAATAAGTGTGCTTATCAGTTCAGACAATTAGACCAGCAGTACCCAACACAGAACAGAGTTATAGTCAATGCTTTATGA